A genomic window from Nocardioides jiangxiensis includes:
- a CDS encoding thiamine phosphate synthase: MVPQLMCLVSSVDDLALLPALAMAGVDAFQVRDKRLERDGLIALTNHVMNLVPAAKVIVNDRIDVAVITGADGVHVGASDMPVAEVRSMVSRAQGRGFLSDRFLIGATCRTAADVRAAGDLGASYVGVGPVFATTSKDGLPDPLGVEGLAAAVVPGGVPVLGIGGITPRNAVEVVAGGAHGVAVIGGIWNEPDPVAAARELVAAVRAR, from the coding sequence ATGGTGCCCCAGCTGATGTGCCTGGTGTCGTCCGTCGACGACCTCGCGCTGCTGCCTGCCCTCGCGATGGCGGGCGTCGACGCCTTCCAGGTCCGCGACAAGCGTCTGGAGCGCGACGGCCTGATCGCGCTGACCAACCACGTGATGAACCTCGTGCCCGCCGCGAAGGTCATCGTCAACGACCGGATCGACGTCGCGGTCATCACCGGCGCCGACGGCGTCCACGTCGGTGCGTCCGACATGCCCGTCGCTGAGGTGCGGTCGATGGTCAGTCGCGCCCAGGGGCGCGGCTTCCTCTCCGACCGCTTCCTGATCGGCGCCACCTGCCGTACGGCGGCCGACGTGCGCGCCGCGGGTGACCTCGGCGCGTCGTACGTCGGGGTGGGGCCGGTCTTCGCCACCACGTCGAAGGACGGCCTGCCCGACCCGCTCGGCGTGGAGGGGCTGGCCGCCGCGGTGGTGCCCGGGGGAGTGCCGGTCCTCGGCATCGGCGGGATCACGCCCCGCAACGCCGTCGAGGTGGTGGCCGGGGGAGCCCACGGGGTGGCGGTGATCGGCGGCATCTGGAACGAGCCCGACCCGGTCGCGGCCGCCCGGGAGCTCGTCGCGGCGGTGCGTGCGCGATGA
- a CDS encoding carboxymuconolactone decarboxylase family protein, translating to MTTRIPAAEITGLKGAIVKAFSRKMFGKVPESLGVMWHNQAVLDASMGFGQKLRKWDSCDPGLKAYAHMAVASYIGCSWCLDFNYFMARHEGLDLEKAQQVPRWRESDVFTPLERDVLEYAEAMTATPVEVTDELSSRLLDALGPAALVELTSVIGFANLTTRGNVAMGIESEGFADSCGMKPLAARPGVASPA from the coding sequence ATGACCACCCGCATCCCCGCCGCCGAGATCACCGGCCTGAAGGGCGCGATCGTGAAGGCGTTCAGCAGGAAGATGTTCGGCAAGGTGCCCGAGTCGCTCGGCGTCATGTGGCACAACCAGGCCGTGCTCGACGCGTCGATGGGCTTCGGGCAGAAGCTGAGGAAGTGGGACAGCTGCGACCCGGGCCTCAAGGCCTACGCCCACATGGCCGTGGCGTCGTACATCGGCTGCAGCTGGTGCCTCGACTTCAACTACTTCATGGCCCGGCACGAGGGGCTCGACCTCGAGAAGGCGCAGCAGGTGCCGCGCTGGCGCGAGTCCGACGTCTTCACCCCGCTCGAGCGCGACGTCCTGGAGTACGCCGAGGCGATGACCGCCACGCCGGTGGAGGTCACCGACGAGCTGTCGTCCCGGCTCCTCGACGCACTCGGTCCGGCCGCGCTCGTCGAGCTGACCAGCGTCATCGGGTTCGCCAACCTGACCACCCGGGGCAACGTCGCGATGGGCATCGAGTCCGAGGGCTTCGCCGACTCCTGTGGCATGAAGCCGCTGGCCGCGCGCCCGGGAGTAGCGTCGCCGGCATGA
- a CDS encoding RNA polymerase sigma-70 factor, whose product MSATALGDDPFVAHRSLLFTVAYEMLGSAAHAEDVVQEAWLRWDEVDRATVRDPRAYLVRIVTRQALNRLRTLSRRREEYVGEWLPEPLLTVPDVAEDVELAESVSIAMLTVLESLTPTERAVFVLREVFDVPHDEIAAAVGKTSAAVRQISSRARNHVEARRPRMRVSRDEQQEVVDRFVAAVTTGDLQGLLDVLAPDVVLLADGGGIANAVRMPILGAKKVANLLRPFPRVAVNATVETFPLNGGVGVRIDDEAGGPTIVSVEIAEGRITRIFAMRNPHKLGWLDEAIELRR is encoded by the coding sequence ATGAGCGCCACCGCCCTCGGGGACGACCCGTTCGTCGCTCACCGCAGCCTGCTCTTCACCGTCGCCTACGAGATGCTCGGCTCCGCGGCCCACGCCGAGGACGTCGTGCAGGAGGCCTGGCTGCGGTGGGACGAGGTCGACCGGGCGACGGTGCGCGACCCGCGTGCGTACCTCGTCCGGATCGTCACCCGGCAGGCGCTCAACCGGCTGCGGACGCTGAGCCGCCGCCGCGAGGAGTACGTCGGGGAGTGGCTACCGGAGCCGCTCCTCACCGTGCCCGACGTGGCCGAGGACGTCGAGCTCGCCGAGAGCGTGTCGATCGCGATGCTCACGGTGCTGGAGTCCCTCACGCCGACCGAGCGAGCCGTCTTCGTGCTGCGCGAGGTCTTCGACGTGCCCCACGACGAGATCGCGGCGGCGGTCGGCAAGACGTCGGCGGCCGTGCGCCAGATCAGCAGCCGTGCCCGCAACCACGTCGAGGCGCGGCGTCCGCGGATGCGGGTCAGCCGCGACGAGCAGCAGGAGGTCGTCGACAGGTTCGTCGCGGCGGTGACCACCGGTGACCTCCAGGGCCTGCTCGACGTGCTGGCCCCGGACGTCGTCCTCCTCGCAGACGGTGGCGGGATCGCCAACGCCGTGCGGATGCCGATCCTCGGGGCGAAGAAGGTGGCGAACCTGCTCCGCCCGTTCCCGCGGGTGGCGGTCAACGCCACGGTGGAGACGTTCCCGCTCAACGGCGGTGTCGGCGTGCGGATCGACGACGAGGCCGGCGGCCCGACCATCGTCAGCGTGGAGATCGCCGAGGGACGGATCACCCGGATCTTCGCCATGCGCAACCCCCACAAGCTGGGTTGGCTGGACGAGGCCATCGAGCTCCGGAGGTAG
- a CDS encoding LacI family DNA-binding transcriptional regulator yields MGTLAEIAREAGVSEATVSRVLNAKPGVSAAARQHVLMALDVLGYERPTRLRRRSAGLVGLVVPELDNPIFPAIAQVIEDSLTQRRYTPVLCTQSPGGIAEDEYVESLLDHGVAGILFVSGRHADVGADHERYRALVGRGMPVAFINGYVEGIPAPFFSTDDAAATELAVAHLVQLGHRRIGLATGPGRFTPSLRKRAGFVAALNRLLGLTAQEAESWVEESLFTVEGGAASAASLVERGATGIVCASDMMAIGAVRGVRDAGLSVPGDVSVVGFDDSNLMGFLDPPLTTIRQPVHALCSAAVAAVADAIGGAPVPAREYVFKPELVLRQSTGPARPGA; encoded by the coding sequence ATGGGGACTCTTGCGGAGATCGCACGTGAAGCCGGCGTCAGCGAGGCCACGGTCAGCCGGGTGCTGAACGCGAAGCCCGGCGTGAGCGCTGCCGCGCGCCAGCACGTCCTGATGGCCCTGGACGTGCTCGGGTACGAGCGCCCGACCAGGCTGCGGCGGCGCAGCGCGGGCCTGGTGGGGCTGGTGGTCCCGGAGCTCGACAACCCGATCTTCCCTGCGATCGCGCAGGTGATCGAGGACTCGCTCACCCAGCGCCGCTACACACCGGTGCTGTGCACACAGTCGCCGGGCGGAATCGCGGAGGACGAGTACGTGGAGTCACTGCTCGACCACGGGGTCGCCGGCATCCTGTTCGTGTCGGGCCGGCACGCGGACGTCGGGGCAGACCATGAGCGTTACCGGGCCCTCGTCGGGCGCGGCATGCCGGTGGCCTTCATCAACGGGTACGTCGAGGGCATCCCTGCTCCCTTCTTCTCGACGGACGACGCGGCCGCGACGGAGCTCGCGGTGGCCCACCTCGTGCAGCTCGGGCACCGGCGGATCGGGCTCGCGACCGGTCCCGGACGGTTCACTCCCTCGCTGCGGAAGCGTGCTGGCTTCGTCGCAGCACTGAACCGGCTGCTCGGCCTCACCGCGCAGGAGGCAGAGAGCTGGGTCGAGGAGAGCCTGTTCACCGTGGAGGGTGGCGCGGCCTCCGCGGCGAGCCTCGTCGAGCGGGGCGCGACGGGGATCGTCTGTGCCTCCGACATGATGGCGATCGGCGCCGTCCGCGGCGTCCGTGATGCGGGTCTCTCGGTCCCCGGCGACGTGTCGGTGGTCGGCTTCGACGACTCGAACCTGATGGGCTTCCTCGACCCGCCCCTCACGACGATCCGGCAGCCGGTGCACGCCCTCTGCTCTGCGGCGGTGGCTGCCGTGGCCGATGCCATCGGCGGTGCGCCCGTGCCCGCGCGGGAGTACGTCTTCAAGCCCGAGCTGGTGCTGCGTCAGTCGACAGGTCCTGCACGCCCCGGGGCGTGA